The following DNA comes from Candidatus Dojkabacteria bacterium.
AAGGCAGTTGGATAGGATTGCTTGTGCTTTTTGTGATTCTGTTTTAACAACTTCCCAGACTTTACTTTGGTCGAAATACTGGTTTGCAAAATCGACAAGTGCCATAATTTCGGAAAGTGCAGCGGCTTGCTTACTGTTACCTAGAAGTGCTGCCGTATTTTCGAAGGTGTTTTGGATTTTTGATTTGACCTCCAATGGAATGAGTCCTTTATGTATGTTTCCTTCGAACTTTGAATTGATAAACGTTAATGTTCTGTGAACAAAGTTACCAAATTTTGCTGAAAGCTCGTTATTGACGGTTGCCTCGAAATCGGTCCATGTAAAATTACCTTGTTTGTTCTCGGGGGAATTTCTTAGAAGGTAAAAGCGGACAGGGTCTACGCCGTAGTTATCTGCTATTTCAGCAGAATCAATTATCCAGTTTCGACTTTTGCTAAATTTCTTGCCTTCATAGTTTAAAAATTTGTTAACTACTACCGCATTTGGAAGAGTATAGTTCCTTTTTGATCCAATAAGAATTCCGGGCCACAAGATCGTATGAAAGACTAAATTATCTTGACCCATAAAGTAGTAATGCCTTGAGTTGTTGTTAAACCACCAATCTTCCCATTTTGTTGCTTGGCCTTTTTGCATTTGAAAGATGATCTCACCTGATTGATCATTGTTTTCTATACGTTTTGACCACTCTATGCTTCCGCTTAAATAACCGATTACTGCATCGAACCATACGTAAAATCGTTTGCCTTTAAAGGAAGATAATCTTTTTTCTTTTGGAATTTTTTCCTCAGGAATGGGTACACCCCAATCAAGATCTCTTGTTATTGCGCGTTTTTGCAGGCCCTCCTTGATCCAACCTATTGCCTCTGCGTATACCCAGGTACGCAAGTTTTCTTTGTTTTTGTCTAGATTTTCTTTTATTTCCTTTGACAGTTTTGAAAGATCCAGAAAATATTGCTCGCTCTCCTTGAGGGTTACAGGTGATTTTGAGATTTTGCTTACAGGATCTATAAGCTCGCCTTGATCAAGCATCCGACCACAAGCCTCGCATTGGTCGCTTCGCTGTTCCTTTGCGTGACAATGTGGGCACTCGCCTTCTATGTACCTGTCAGGCAAAAACTTGTCATCGGCTTTGGAATAGTATTGGAGGGATGTTCCCTTCTCTATATAGTTGTTTTCTAAAAGGTCTAAAAATAGTTGTTGTGTAACTTCTGCGTGATTTGGTGTTGTTGTCTGAGTATATAGATTGTATGATAATCCGTACTGCTTAAACAATGCTACGTCTTTGGGGTGATATTCGGCCACTACTTCGGCGGGTGTTTTATCTTCTTTGTCTGCTTGGACTGTTATCGGGGTGCCATGGCAGTCCGAACCGGATATCATTAGAACGTCATCACCACAAAGTTTGTGGTACTTGGCTTGTACGTCGGCAGGTAATAGGTAACCGGCCAGGTGACCTACATGCAGATCACCGTTTACGTATGGCCAAGCCACCCCTATGTAAATTTTCTTATTCATGTGAATATTATACGTTTTC
Coding sequences within:
- the metG gene encoding methionine--tRNA ligase — translated: MNKKIYIGVAWPYVNGDLHVGHLAGYLLPADVQAKYHKLCGDDVLMISGSDCHGTPITVQADKEDKTPAEVVAEYHPKDVALFKQYGLSYNLYTQTTTPNHAEVTQQLFLDLLENNYIEKGTSLQYYSKADDKFLPDRYIEGECPHCHAKEQRSDQCEACGRMLDQGELIDPVSKISKSPVTLKESEQYFLDLSKLSKEIKENLDKNKENLRTWVYAEAIGWIKEGLQKRAITRDLDWGVPIPEEKIPKEKRLSSFKGKRFYVWFDAVIGYLSGSIEWSKRIENNDQSGEIIFQMQKGQATKWEDWWFNNNSRHYYFMGQDNLVFHTILWPGILIGSKRNYTLPNAVVVNKFLNYEGKKFSKSRNWIIDSAEIADNYGVDPVRFYLLRNSPENKQGNFTWTDFEATVNNELSAKFGNFVHRTLTFINSKFEGNIHKGLIPLEVKSKIQNTFENTAALLGNSKQAAALSEIMALVDFANQYFDQSKVWEVVKTESQKAQAILSNCLVLIANLRRLFYPFITNTSQVISKYLMIDEITPKIGKLLWEYSDEFNPTIKIENNISPLFSKIEVSPKVQEIPSNP